Proteins encoded within one genomic window of Neodiprion fabricii isolate iyNeoFabr1 chromosome 6, iyNeoFabr1.1, whole genome shotgun sequence:
- the LOC124185759 gene encoding cytosol aminopeptidase-like isoform X2, translated as MMALLLVRPKGVRQGINQLRFFAHQSTMKKGLVLGVYETEGQDGVRLTPTAVQYNELVNGKLLENISLAGPKLKKAETRVFWGLEPAESRQHVGVAVVGLGKPNLGINELEEIHEGKENVRAAAAAGCRALDAVEIKNISIESLGDAEAAAEGAGLASWFFQEFKNKEKQKVLPQVSFYGSEGKQQWHKGLIKAEAQNWARKLADTPANLMTPTIFANQVSTELSQLGVKVQVHDKAWAEQKGMGSFLSVARGSAEPPKFLEISYEGAGKGTKKPIVFVGKGVTFDSGGISIKPSAQMDEMRADMGGAACVVASIKAAAQLQLKVNIVGLIPLTENLPSGTATKPGDVVVAMNGKTICVDNTDAEGRLILADALCYAQEFKPRLTLDIATLTGAMRIALGGVATGVFTNSAELYENLRTAGTFTGDRVWRFPLWQHFNDAMTKSHKAVDVNNLSKSKGGGSCTAAGFLREFVEKDAPWLHLDIAGVMGPGNDELPYLPAGMTGRPTRTLVQFLEQLS; from the exons ATGATGGCATTGCTTCTTGTCAGGCCCAAAGGAGTACGACAAGGAATAAATCAGTTGCGTTTCTTCGCACACCAATCGACAATGAAG aaGGGATTAGTGCTTGGGGTATACGAGACGGAAGGCCAAGATGGTGTTAGGCTAACACCTACAGCTGTACAATATAACGAACTTGTGAATGGAAAGTTACTGGAAAACATTTCTCT AGCTGGgccgaaattgaaaaaggcAGAGACTAGGGTGTTCTGGGGTCTAGAACCTGCTGAGAGCAGGCAACATGTCGGAGTGGCAGTTGTTGGTTTGGGAAAGCCGAATCTCGGTATCAACGAATTGGAAGAAATACATGAAGGCAAGGAAAATGTACGGGCAGCAGCTGCTG CTGGATGTCGAGCATTGGACgccgttgaaataaaaaacataagCATCGAATCACTAGGAGATGCTGAAGCAGCAGCTGAAGGAGCTGGTCTTGCATCATGGTTTTTCCaggaattcaaaaataaagaaaagcaGAAAGTTTTACCACAGGTTTCTTTCTATGGTTCGGAAGGAAA GCAACAGTGGCACAAAGGACTTATTAAGGCAGAAGCTCAAAACTGGGCCCGGAAGCTGGCTGATACACCAGCAAACTTGATGACCCCAACAATCTTTGCTAACCAAGTATCTACCGAGCTTTCACAACTCGGGGTCAAGGTTCAAGTACACGACAAGGCATGGGCGGAACAGAAGGGCATGGGCTCATTCCTGAGCGTAGCTCGTGGCAGTGCTGAACCTcctaaatttcttgaaatcaGCTATGAGGGAGCAGGTAAAGGTACCAAGAAACCAATCGTCTTTGTTGGCAAAGGTGTTACCTTTGATTCTGGTGGCATCAGTATCAAG CCCTCGGCTCAGATGGACGAGATGCGTGCAGATATGGGTGGTGCTGCTTGCGTTGTCGCTTCGATCAAGGCAGCTGCTCAACTGCAGTTGAAAGTTAATATTGTTGGCTTAATTCCACTCACAGAAAATTTACCTTCCGGTACTGCCACAAAACCCGGTGATGTTGTCGTTGCGATGAATGGCAAAACTATTTGCGTTGATAATACAGATGCCGAAGGCAGACTGATCTTGGCTGACGCATTGTGCTATGCCCAAGAATTTAAACCAAG ATTGACTTTGGACATTGCTACATTGACCGGTGCAATGAGAATTGCATTAGGGGGGGTTGCTACAGGCGTATTTACAAACAGCGCCGAATTATACGAAAACCTAAGAACTGCCGGAACATTTACTGGTGATCGAGTGTGGCGGTTTCCACTTTGGCAACATTTCAATGATGCAATGACAA AAAGTCACAAAGCTGTGGATGTTAACAACCTTAGTAAGAGTAAGGGCGGTGGTTCTTGTACGGCTGCAGGTTTCTTGCGAGAATTTGTCGAAAAGGACGCTCCTTGGCTTCACTTGGACATTGCAGGTGTTATGGGTCCTGGTAACGACGAGCTACCCTATCTTCCGGCTGGGATGACAGGTCGTCCAACGCGTACCCTCGTCCAGTTTCTCGAGCAACTGTCATAA
- the LOC124185759 gene encoding cytosol aminopeptidase-like isoform X3: protein MKGLVLGVYETEGQDGVRLTPTAVQYNELVNGKLLENISLAGPKLKKAETRVFWGLEPAESRQHVGVAVVGLGKPNLGINELEEIHEGKENVRAAAAAGCRALDAVEIKNISIESLGDAEAAAEGAGLASWFFQEFKNKEKQKVLPQVSFYGSEGKQQWHKGLIKAEAQNWARKLADTPANLMTPTIFANQVSTELSQLGVKVQVHDKAWAEQKGMGSFLSVARGSAEPPKFLEISYEGAGKGTKKPIVFVGKGVTFDSGGISIKPSAQMDEMRADMGGAACVVASIKAAAQLQLKVNIVGLIPLTENLPSGTATKPGDVVVAMNGKTICVDNTDAEGRLILADALCYAQEFKPRLTLDIATLTGAMRIALGGVATGVFTNSAELYENLRTAGTFTGDRVWRFPLWQHFNDAMTKSHKAVDVNNLSKSKGGGSCTAAGFLREFVEKDAPWLHLDIAGVMGPGNDELPYLPAGMTGRPTRTLVQFLEQLS from the exons ATG aaGGGATTAGTGCTTGGGGTATACGAGACGGAAGGCCAAGATGGTGTTAGGCTAACACCTACAGCTGTACAATATAACGAACTTGTGAATGGAAAGTTACTGGAAAACATTTCTCT AGCTGGgccgaaattgaaaaaggcAGAGACTAGGGTGTTCTGGGGTCTAGAACCTGCTGAGAGCAGGCAACATGTCGGAGTGGCAGTTGTTGGTTTGGGAAAGCCGAATCTCGGTATCAACGAATTGGAAGAAATACATGAAGGCAAGGAAAATGTACGGGCAGCAGCTGCTG CTGGATGTCGAGCATTGGACgccgttgaaataaaaaacataagCATCGAATCACTAGGAGATGCTGAAGCAGCAGCTGAAGGAGCTGGTCTTGCATCATGGTTTTTCCaggaattcaaaaataaagaaaagcaGAAAGTTTTACCACAGGTTTCTTTCTATGGTTCGGAAGGAAA GCAACAGTGGCACAAAGGACTTATTAAGGCAGAAGCTCAAAACTGGGCCCGGAAGCTGGCTGATACACCAGCAAACTTGATGACCCCAACAATCTTTGCTAACCAAGTATCTACCGAGCTTTCACAACTCGGGGTCAAGGTTCAAGTACACGACAAGGCATGGGCGGAACAGAAGGGCATGGGCTCATTCCTGAGCGTAGCTCGTGGCAGTGCTGAACCTcctaaatttcttgaaatcaGCTATGAGGGAGCAGGTAAAGGTACCAAGAAACCAATCGTCTTTGTTGGCAAAGGTGTTACCTTTGATTCTGGTGGCATCAGTATCAAG CCCTCGGCTCAGATGGACGAGATGCGTGCAGATATGGGTGGTGCTGCTTGCGTTGTCGCTTCGATCAAGGCAGCTGCTCAACTGCAGTTGAAAGTTAATATTGTTGGCTTAATTCCACTCACAGAAAATTTACCTTCCGGTACTGCCACAAAACCCGGTGATGTTGTCGTTGCGATGAATGGCAAAACTATTTGCGTTGATAATACAGATGCCGAAGGCAGACTGATCTTGGCTGACGCATTGTGCTATGCCCAAGAATTTAAACCAAG ATTGACTTTGGACATTGCTACATTGACCGGTGCAATGAGAATTGCATTAGGGGGGGTTGCTACAGGCGTATTTACAAACAGCGCCGAATTATACGAAAACCTAAGAACTGCCGGAACATTTACTGGTGATCGAGTGTGGCGGTTTCCACTTTGGCAACATTTCAATGATGCAATGACAA AAAGTCACAAAGCTGTGGATGTTAACAACCTTAGTAAGAGTAAGGGCGGTGGTTCTTGTACGGCTGCAGGTTTCTTGCGAGAATTTGTCGAAAAGGACGCTCCTTGGCTTCACTTGGACATTGCAGGTGTTATGGGTCCTGGTAACGACGAGCTACCCTATCTTCCGGCTGGGATGACAGGTCGTCCAACGCGTACCCTCGTCCAGTTTCTCGAGCAACTGTCATAA
- the LOC124185759 gene encoding E3 ubiquitin-protein ligase COP1-like isoform X1, which translates to MSVGDSGELESSGVGVSSGNEASPLSTTRRAQSVKRLLQSANVLQGISGTLEDKNNDYLCPICIEVMNEPHITRCGHTFCYPCIINSLEVNGRCPKCSFTLTQQDIFPNFVLNDLIAKYKMRMKGPGDSGSGTGSTRVGGLSQTEIDMLIPVCDGLRGFVAAESANLTLPDVNVMLEVLMQRKNLLEAESCATQNKLLHEFLRHLLRHKEDQRNQLAKEVALIKRDIEEVENILKEVQSKCPRVEDLKKSSETDTAQVSAIKREMIELIDIIDSNMVKDGDLNPPDSCNNDLFASAMIQKQNCATSILAIRRKRMHAHFDEFVQCYADTRIKDLLFEQSEKVQHQTETEPGTSSGLDVFRDNLVKFLRYNSLRTLATLNYSSDVFNSSTIVSSIEFDKDNEFFAIAGVTKRIKVFDYGVAVRDSVDIHYPCAEMICSSKISCVSWNSYHKGMLASADYEGTVTVWDTITGQRTKIFQEHEKRCWSVDFNDVDTRLIASGSDDARVKLWSLNSDHSVASLEAKANICSVKFNPESSCHLAFGSADHCVHYYDLRNLKEAICVFKGHRKAVSYVKFINKEEIVSASTDSQLKMWNINSPHCVRTFVGHVNEKNFIGLATDGEYIACGSENNALYIYYKGLTKQLFSNKFNAARSVLEMQEKKEEELNEFVSAVCWRKRSNVLVAANSQGIIKILELI; encoded by the coding sequence ATGTCTGTTGGTGACAGTGGCGAACTTGAAAGCAGCGGTGTGGGTGTTAGCTCAGGTAACGAGGCTTCGCCATTATCCACCACTCGACGTGCGCAAAGTGTTAAACGTTTATTGCAATCTGCGAATGTACTCCAAGGTATCAGTGGTACCCTTGaagacaaaaataatgattatcTATGCCCCATATGTATCGAAGTGATGAATGAACCACACATCACTCGATGCGGTCACACATTTTGCTACCCATGTATTATCAATTCGCTCGAAGTCAATGGCCGCTGCCCGAAATGTAGTTTCACACTGACCCAGCAGGATATATTTCCTAATTTCGTATTGAACGATTTGATCGCAAAGTATAAAATGCGAATGAAAGGCCCTGGTGATTCGGGAAGCGGTACAGGAAGTACCAGAGTTGGAGGTCTTTCTCAAACAGAAATCGATATGCTCATTCCAGTATGTGATGGACTGAGAGGCTTTGTAGCAGCGGAAAGTGCTAATTTAACTTTACCAGATGTAAATGTAATGCTGGAGGTCCTTATGCAGAGGAAAAATTTACTCGAAGCCGAATCCTGCGCGACTCAAAATAAATTGCTTCACGAATTTCTGAGACATTTGCTCAGGCACAAAGAGGACCAAAGAAATCAGTTGGCGAAGGAAGTCGCTTTGATCAAGCGTGACATTGaggaagttgaaaatattttaaaagaaGTTCAGAGCAAATGCCCTCGTGTtgaggatttgaaaaaatctagCGAAACTGATACTGCACAAGTTTCGGCTATCAAGCGAGAAATGATCGAGCTAATTGATATCATAGACTCAAACATGGTTAAGGATGGAGACCTAAATCCACCGGATTCGTGCAATAACGATCTTTTTGCTTCAGCCATGATACAGAAACAAAACTGTGCCACTTCAATCTTGGCAATTCGCCGGAAGAGAATGCATGCACATTTTGACGAATTTGTTCAATGCTACGCTGACACTCGTATCAAAGATCTACTTTTTGAACAGTCCGAAAAGGTCCAGCACCAAACAGAAACGGAACCAGGAACTAGTTCTGGATTAGATGTATTCAGGGATAATTTAGTTAAGTTTTTAAGGTATAACTCTCTGCGAACATTAGCtacattgaattattcatcGGATGTGTTTAATAGCTCTACTATCGTATCGAGTATAGAGTTTGACAAAGATAACGAATTCTTTGCTATTGCTGGTGTCACAAAACGCATCAAAGTGTTTGATTACGGAGTAGCGGTACGAGATAGTGTTGACATTCATTATCCGTGCGCTGAAATGATATGTAGTTCAAAGATATCGTGCGTCTCGTGGAATTCCTATCATAAAGGAATGTTGGCTTCTGCTGATTACGAGGGAACAGTCACTGTATGGGATACTATAACTGGTCAACGtaccaaaatatttcaagaacaTGAGAAACGTTGCTGGTCCGTCGACTTCAACGATGTTGACACAAGGCTGATAGCTTCAGGATCGGATGATGCGAGGGTGAAATTATGGTCCCTCAACAGTGACCACTCTGTAGCTTCACTCGAGGCTAAGGCAAATATTTGTTCTGTTAAATTTAATCCAGAAAGCTCTTGTCATTTAGCGTTTGGATCAGCGGATCATTGTGTGCATTATTATGATTTGCGTAACCTGAAGGAAGCGATATGTGTATTTAAAGGCCACCGCAAAGCTGTGTCCTATGTTAAATTCAtaaacaaagaagaaattgTTTCTGCAAGTACAGATTCTCAGTTGAAAATGTGGAACATCAATAGTCCTCACTGTGTTAGGACTTTTGTGGGTCACGTAAATGAGAAGAACTTCATCGGCCTAGCAACAGACGGTGAATACATTGCGTGTGGGTCAGAAAATAATGCactgtatatttattacaagGGATTAACGAAACAACTGTTCTCAAATAAGTTTAATGCTGCAAGAAGTGTTTTAGAGatgcaagaaaaaaaggaggaagaaCTTAATGAATTTGTATCAGCTGTCTGTTGGAGAAAAAGGTCTAATGTTTTAGTAGCAGCTAATTCTCAGggtattattaaaattttggaACTTATTTGA
- the LOC124185760 gene encoding pre-mRNA-splicing factor Slu7: MTTPSANVPVSVILKNKSEFEDEPRKKSREDWRKAKELEEARKAGTAPAAVDEEGKDINPHIPQYISATPWYFGAEGPTLKHQRPQPEKQRQFSHLDEWYKRGVDTSKVAVKYRKGACENCGAVTHKKKDCMERPRKIGAKFTNANIAPDEFVQPDLSVDYDGKRDRWAGYDPAEHRAIVEEYQKIEDAKRQMRADKLNAEENDEQDSDKDEDKYVDEVDMPGTKVDSKQRITVRNLRIREDTAKYLRNLDPNSAYYDPKTRSMRDNPYAGTDQEVAYRGENFARFSGDTQQHAVAQLFAWDAHERGVDVHLLAEPTKLELLKQEYDKKRDELKDEARGGVIKRYGGAEHLQAPPAALLLAQTEDYVEYSRYGKVIKGQEKQVIRSKYEEDVFPNNHTSVWGSYWEGGHWGYRCCHSFVKNSYCTGDAGKQVTDVPTPGPTLIDEQNQKVRETDILETKEEQMVVARDAEQNSDSSVNDKDSSDSSNEEENWKSKTERKSKSKKKSKKRKQKEKRRNKKANKDEDKLKEALRKEVENQKEADRLLKMDERKRPYNSMFEVKEPTAEEIEAFQMKRKRDEDPMAHFLNK; this comes from the exons ATGACAACTCCATCGGCCAACGTTCCTGTATCTGtaatacttaaaaataaaagcgaGTTTGAGGATGAACCAAGAAAAAAGAGCAGGGAAGATTGGCGCAAAGCAAAAGAGCTAGAGGAGGCTCGGAAAGCAGGTACTGCGCCTGCAGCTGTTGACGAGGAAGGGAAAGATATAAATCCACACATTCCTCAATACATCAGCGCTACACCTTGGTATTTTGGTGCAGAG GGCCCAACACTCAAACATCAAAGACCTCAACCTGAGAAACAAAGACAGTTCAGCCACTTGGATGAATGGTACAAACGTGGTGTAGATACAAGCAAAGTAGCAGTAAAGTATAGAAAAGGAGCTTGCGAAAATTGCGGAGCTGTTACgcataagaaaaaagattgCATGGAAAGGCCTCGAAAAATTGGGGCTAAATTTACTAATGCTAATATTGCGCCAGATGAATTTGTCCAACCTGATTTATCTGTTGATTACGATGGTAAAAGAGATAG ATGGGCAGGCTATGACCCAGCGGAACACAGAGCTATTGTtgaagaatatcaaaaaatagaAGATGCCAAGAGACAAATGCGTGCTGATAAATTAAATGCAGAAGAAAACGACGAGCAAGATTCGGACAAAGATGAAGACAAATACGTAGACGAGGTGGACATGCCTGGTACAAAAGTTGACTCAAAGCAAAGAATTACTGTACGAAACTTGAGGATTAGAGAAGATACTGCTAAGTACTTGCGAAATTTGGATCCAAATTCAGCATATTATGATCCCAAGACGAGGTCTATGAGGGACAATCCTTACGCAGGGACGGATCAAGA GGTTGCTTACCGAGGGGAAAATTTTGCACGTTTCTCTGGTGACACTCAGCAACATGCTGTTGCACAGCTGTTTGCATGGGATGCTCATGAACGCGGTGTTGATGTTCATCTTTTGGCCGAACCCACTAAGCTTGAATTACTCAAACAGGAATACGATAAAAAACGGGACGAACTTAAAGACGAGGCACGTGGTGGTGTGATTAAGAGATACGGAGGTGCGGAACATCTTCAGGCACCACCTGCCGCTTTGCTACTTGCTCAGACTGAAGACTATGTCGAATACTCGAGATATGGAAAG GTGATTAAAGGTCAAGAAAAGCAAGTGATACGTTCAAAATATGAAGAAGATGTTTTTCCAAACAATCACACATCGGTTTGGGGTTCCTACTGGGAAGGGGGCCATTGGGGATATAGGTGCTGTCATTCATTTGTTAAGAATTCCTATTGCACTGGTGATGCTGGAAAACAAGTCACAGATGTACCAACCCCGGGGCCTACCTTAATAGATGAACAGAACCAAAAAGTAAGAGAGACTGACATATTAGAGACCAAAGAGGAACAGATGGTAGTTGCACGAGATGCTGAACAAAACAGCGATTCCTCAGTCAATGACAAGGACTCAAGTGATTCTTCAAATGAGGAAGAGAATTGGAAATCAAAAACAGAACGTAAATCAAAATCCAAAAAGAAGAGTAAGAAACGAAAGCAAAAGGAAAAACGAAGGAATAAAAAGGCAAATAAAGATGAGGATAAATTGAAAGAAGCTTTAAGAAaagaagttgaaaatcaaaaggAAGCAGACAGACTGCTAAAAATGGATGAACGAAAACGGCCTTATAACAGTATGTTCGAAGTTAAAGAACCAACTGCAGAAGAAATTGAAGCTTTCCAGATGAAACGAAAACGTGACGAAGATCCTATGGCACAttttctgaataaataa
- the LOC124185762 gene encoding F-box/LRR-repeat protein 7-like, whose product MDGSCPLLLSNFGEQNGSDRGVGYLVQKLPLYRPSPDTSDLGYHTLDNSACRSSSSTSNVTAPIKHQHQHQQQKTLCQLDEELLLKIFDWLTTKERCTVAQTCHRLREVAWHPSLWHDIEMDHTQCVTAAMNAIAYHGHHSRIHRLILDGASGHPGVLAALPLPRLTTLALRHLRHVNDDIVAAILDNCMHLRELDLTGCAFVTRAYTHRSALQLQSLDMSDCHGVDDAGLALTLSRMPHLSCLYLRRCARITDASLVAVTSYCGTLRQLSVSDCGRVTDFGVRELAARLGPSLRYLSVGKCDRVSDAGILVVARHCYKLRYLNARGCEALSDTAVLALAKGCPRMRAFDLGKCDIGDATLEALSTGCPNLKKLSLRGCERITDDGLEALAYYVRGLRQLNIGDCPKVTCLGYRAVKRYCRRCVIEHTNPGFSS is encoded by the coding sequence ATGGATGGATCGTGCCCCCTACTCCTCTCAAATTTTGGCGAACAGAATGGTTCCGATCGTGGAGTTGGATATCTGGTGCAGAAGTTGCCACTGTACAGGCCAAGCCCAGACACGAGTGACTTGGGCTACCACACCTTGGACAATAGTGCTTGCAGGTCATCGTCCTCTACTTCAAACGTCACAGCTCCCATCAAACATCAACACCAGCATCAACAGCAAAAGACTCTATGCCAATTGGACGAAGAATTGTTATTGAAGATTTTCGACTGGCTTACAACCAAGGAACGATGTACAGTAGCTCAAACATGCCATCGACTGCGAGAAGTTGCATGGCATCCCTCTCTATGGCACGACATAGAGATGGACCATACGCAGTGCGTGACTGCAGCTATGAATGCAATAGCATATCATGGCCACCATTCCAGAATCCATCGTCTCATCCTGGACGGAGCCAGCGGACATCCTGGAGTCCTAGCGGCTCTTCCTTTGCCAAGACTGACGACTCTGGCCTTGCGTCACCTGAGACATGTGAATGATGACATTGTTGCAGCAATACTGGACAATTGTATGCATTTAAGAGAGCTAGACTTAACCGGATGTGCCTTTGTCACAAGAGCCTATACTCACCGCAGTGCTCTGCAGCTCCAATCGTTGGATATGAGCGATTGCCACGGCGTGGACGATGCTGGTCTTGCTCTCACCCTTTCTCGCATGCCTCATCTCTCTTGTCTTTATTTACGACGTTGTGCACGAATAACCGATGCCAGCCTTGTTGCTGTGACTTCATACTGCGGAACTTTGCGTCAACTTTCCGTATCAGATTGTGGAAGAGTAACAGATTTTGGTGTGCGAGAATTAGCTGCGCGTTTGGGTCCGTCTTTGAGGTACCTTTCCGTTGGCAAATGTGATCGTGTTTCGGATGCTGGAATCCTAGTTGTCGCACGACATTGCTACAAGTTGAGATACCTAAATGCCAGAGGATGCGAAGCACTCAGCGATACTGCTGTCCTCGCATTGGCCAAGGGCTGCCCTCGCATGCGTGCCTTTGACCTCGGGAAGTGTGACATTGGTGATGCAACCCTGGAGGCTCTATCAACAGGTTGTCCAAACTTGAAAAAGCTTTCTTTACGGGGCTGTGAACGCATAACTGATGATGGCCTTGAAGCTCTTGCCTATTATGTCCGTGGCTTGCGGCAATTGAATATCGGAGATTGTCCAAAAGTCACTTGTCTTGGATATCGTGCTGTTAAACGCTATTGTCGACGCTGTGTCATTGAGCACACCAACCCTGGCTTTTCGAGTTGA
- the LOC124184645 gene encoding leucine-rich repeat transmembrane neuronal protein 3-like: MMSRFCATFLAIVAFACYVELVSGEKWAKYWIDKNKAYPYFGSYGVSKFSYLDKAPSKLRSITYYKCNLPNIEGNVFYRFRNTLENLDIHESNVETISSDAFYKLTHLRNLTLWGNKLQRVFQAWFKDLSELRTLDLSFNQISLIDEEAFTKMPKLENLYIEHNLLVVLNPAVFTYLGNLKTIRLGRNPWDWWFRTLIMRQLDDQRVSYSNDWEDFKWISHVIWTCIEKDQAKNDDDTILDCASAYLLSETSNISNTDQKYCSQEARNLYNCEKNHDEKRNVSMTPKVVVRKVFQAFIGAVNKMLYPDAELTYRGGIAAPETRGEEIAIFGD, translated from the exons ATGATGTCACGATTCTGCGCTACTTTCTTGGCGATCGTAGCCTTCGCGTGCTACGTCGAACTCGTTTCCGGTGAAAAATGGGCGAAATACTGGATCGATAAAAACAAAGCATATCCATATTTCGGGAGCTAtggtgtttcaaaattttcgtaccTCGATAAAGCACCTTCTAAATTGCGTTCAATCACGTATTACAAGTGTAACTTACCGAATATCGAAGG AAACGTCTTTTATCGCTTCCGAAATACTTTGGAAAATTTGGACATTCACGAGTCAAATGTCGAGACTATAAGTTCAGACGCATTTTACAAGCTGACACACTTGAGGAACTTGACTCTCTGGGGAAACAAATTGCAGAGGGTTTTCCAAGCTTGGTTTAAGGATCTGTCTGAATTGAGAACATTGGATCTATCCttcaatcaaatttctttGATCGACGAAGAAGCTTTCACGAAAATGCCCAAATTAGAAAATCTCTATATTGAGCATAATCTATTGGTTGTCTTGAATCCGGCCGTATTTACGTACTTGGGAAATCTAAAGACAATACGGCTCGGAAGAAATCCGTGGGACTGGTG gTTCCGCACGCTAATCATGCGGCAGCTGGACGACCAGCGTGTCTCCTATTCAAACGATTGGGAAGATTTTAAATGGATAAGCCACGTTATCTGGACTTGTATAGAAAAAGATCAAGCGAAAAATGACGACGATACGATACTCGATTGCGCATCAGCTTATCTGCTTTCAGAAACGTCAAATATTTCTAACACCGATCAAAAATACTGCAGCCAAGAAGCGAGAAATCTTTACAACtgcgaaaaaaatcacgaCGAAAAGAGAAACGTGTCGATGACGCCAAAAGTTGTAGTGCGAAAAGTTTTCCAAGCATTTATTGGCGCGGTTAACAAAATGCTGTATCCAGACGCAGAGTTAACTTATCGTGGAGGTATAGCAGCTCCAGAAACTAGGGGGGAAGAAATTGCAATCTTCGGAGATTGA